A section of the Streptomyces sp. SCL15-4 genome encodes:
- a CDS encoding 2Fe-2S iron-sulfur cluster-binding protein: MTSTSHHSEVTLRVNGKPHTLRVDHRRVLLDLLREDLDLTGSKKGCDHGQCGACTVLVDGRRINSCLLLAVTLDGSEITTVEGLGGDSEEPHPLQRAFLDRDAFQCGYCTPGQLCSALGMLAEAAAGHPSHVTDPAVPSGRPVPLDRSEIRERMSGNLCRCGAYPRIVEAIEDVIE, translated from the coding sequence ATGACCAGCACATCCCACCACTCCGAGGTCACCCTCCGGGTCAACGGCAAACCCCACACCCTGCGCGTCGACCACCGGCGCGTCCTGCTGGACCTGCTGCGTGAGGACCTGGACCTCACCGGCTCCAAGAAGGGCTGCGACCACGGCCAGTGCGGCGCCTGCACCGTGCTGGTCGACGGCCGCCGCATCAACAGCTGTCTGCTGCTCGCGGTCACCCTCGACGGCAGCGAGATCACCACCGTCGAGGGCCTGGGCGGCGACAGCGAGGAACCGCATCCGCTCCAGCGCGCCTTCCTCGACCGCGACGCCTTCCAGTGCGGCTACTGCACCCCCGGCCAGCTCTGCTCCGCCCTCGGCATGCTCGCCGAGGCCGCGGCCGGCCACCCCTCCCACGTCACCGACCCCGCCGTCCCCTCCGGCCGGCCCGTCCCGCTGGACCGGAGCGAGATCCGCGAGCGGATGAGCGGCAACCTCTGCC
- a CDS encoding ABC transporter ATP-binding protein, which produces METTAWTQLHSVMNAQSERRPFARATLRRIAAFARPHRAGIVRFILIGVATALLAVATPVLAGRVVDAIVAGHDSAGVVRLSLLIALVALAEAGLGILGRRLSSTLGEGLILDLRTAVFDHVQRMPVAFFTRTRTGALVSRLNNDVIGAQRAFASTLSGVVSNLVTLLLTLAVMLTLSWQITLLALVLLPVFVLPARRMGGRMARMQREAAALNAAMGTRMTERFSAPGATLVKLFGRPEEESAQFAARAARVRDIGVRTATAQSVFITSLTLVSALALALVYGLGGWFALHDTLEPGAVVSLALLLTRLYAPLTALAGARVEVMSALVSFERVFEVLDLKPLIEEKPDAREVPEGPAAVEFDAVRFAYPSADQVSLASLEEVAALDTRGGTEVLHGVSFRAEPGQTVALVGSSGAGKSTIAQLLPRLYDADAGAVRVGGVDVRDLSFASLRATVGMVTQDGHLFHDTVRANLLLARPDATDDDLWDALGRARLADVVRSLPEGLDTVVGERGYRLSGGERQRMTIARLLLARQRVVILDEATAHLDNTSEAAVQEALTEALEGRTAVVIAHRLSTVRAADQILVVESGRIVERGTHEDLLAAGGRYAELHRTQFATRDEPAAAVAPPAG; this is translated from the coding sequence ATGGAGACCACCGCCTGGACGCAGCTGCACAGCGTCATGAACGCGCAGTCCGAGCGTCGCCCGTTCGCCCGCGCCACGCTGCGCAGGATCGCCGCCTTCGCCCGCCCACACCGTGCCGGTATCGTCCGGTTCATCCTGATCGGGGTGGCGACCGCACTGCTCGCGGTCGCCACCCCCGTACTCGCCGGACGCGTCGTCGACGCGATCGTGGCGGGGCACGACTCCGCCGGTGTCGTCCGCCTCTCCCTGCTCATCGCGCTGGTCGCGCTCGCGGAGGCCGGGCTCGGCATCCTCGGCCGGCGCCTGTCGTCGACGCTCGGGGAGGGACTCATCCTCGATCTCAGAACGGCCGTGTTCGATCATGTGCAGCGCATGCCCGTCGCGTTCTTCACACGTACCCGTACGGGAGCGCTGGTCAGCCGTCTCAACAACGACGTGATCGGCGCCCAGCGGGCCTTCGCCTCCACCCTGTCCGGCGTGGTCAGCAACCTGGTCACGCTGCTGCTCACGCTCGCCGTCATGCTCACCCTGTCCTGGCAGATCACGCTGCTCGCGCTGGTGCTGCTACCGGTGTTCGTGCTGCCGGCCCGCCGCATGGGCGGCCGGATGGCCCGGATGCAGCGCGAGGCGGCGGCGCTGAACGCGGCCATGGGCACCCGGATGACCGAGCGGTTCTCCGCCCCCGGCGCCACCCTGGTCAAGCTGTTCGGCCGCCCGGAGGAGGAGTCGGCCCAGTTCGCCGCCCGCGCCGCCCGCGTCCGGGACATCGGCGTGCGCACCGCCACCGCCCAGTCCGTCTTCATCACCTCCCTCACCCTGGTCTCCGCCCTCGCCCTGGCCCTCGTCTACGGCCTCGGCGGCTGGTTCGCCCTGCACGACACCCTGGAGCCCGGCGCCGTCGTCTCCCTCGCCCTGCTGCTGACCCGGCTGTACGCCCCGCTGACCGCGCTCGCCGGGGCCCGGGTCGAGGTGATGAGCGCGCTCGTCAGCTTCGAGCGGGTCTTCGAGGTGCTGGACCTCAAGCCCCTCATCGAGGAGAAGCCGGACGCCCGCGAGGTCCCCGAGGGCCCGGCCGCCGTCGAGTTCGACGCCGTCCGCTTCGCCTACCCGTCCGCCGACCAGGTCTCCCTCGCCTCCCTGGAGGAGGTCGCCGCCCTCGACACCCGCGGCGGCACCGAGGTGCTGCACGGCGTCTCCTTCCGCGCCGAACCCGGACAGACCGTCGCCCTCGTCGGCTCCTCCGGCGCCGGCAAGTCCACCATCGCCCAGCTCCTGCCGCGCCTGTACGACGCCGACGCCGGAGCGGTCCGCGTCGGCGGCGTCGACGTGCGCGACCTGAGCTTCGCCTCCCTGCGCGCCACCGTCGGCATGGTCACCCAGGACGGCCACCTCTTCCACGACACCGTCCGCGCCAACCTGCTGCTCGCCCGGCCCGACGCCACCGACGACGACCTCTGGGACGCCCTCGGCCGGGCCCGTCTCGCCGACGTCGTACGGTCCCTGCCCGAGGGCCTGGACACGGTCGTCGGCGAGCGCGGCTACCGGCTCTCCGGCGGCGAACGCCAGCGCATGACCATCGCCCGGCTGCTGCTGGCCCGGCAGCGGGTCGTCATCCTGGACGAGGCCACCGCCCACCTGGACAACACCTCCGAGGCGGCCGTGCAGGAGGCGCTCACCGAGGCACTGGAGGGCCGCACCGCCGTCGTCATCGCCCACCGCCTGTCCACCGTCCGCGCCGCCGACCAGATCCTCGTCGTGGAGTCCGGTCGCATCGTGGAACGCGGCACCCACGAGGACCTGCTGGCGGCCGGCGGCCGCTACGCCGAGCTGCACCGCACGCAGTTCGCGACCCGCGACGAACCGGCGGCGGCGGTGGCGCCGCCGGCCGGCTGA
- a CDS encoding NAD(P)/FAD-dependent oxidoreductase, with amino-acid sequence MTAARHVDVLVVGAGPAGLAAAARLAAAGAGRVEVLERETAPGGVPRHCAHGGFGTWTRPLTGPRYARLLTEAAERAGATLRTGVTALDWASGHAVLGTVGPGGPETVAARAVVLATGARERPRAARLVPGTRPAGVYTTGELQQAVHLYGQHIGTRAVVAGAEDVSYAAAGTLRAAGAEVVALVTEDPRARTGRARAQAARLYRGIPLLTSATITELLGRGRLSGVRVRHRDGRTTVLPCDTVVFTGDFVPDHELARRGGLVLDPGTRGPATDGAWHTSRPGVFAAGSLLHAVEPARTAALEGARAARAVLDHLAGAPWPGPGVPVLVSAPLRRITPNRVTPGTPPEHHLLRTGAPLSRPVLYVRQDGRLLHRARLGPGAAVPHRALTLTARWHDRVDPGGGPVRVSTG; translated from the coding sequence ATGACGGCCGCACGGCACGTGGACGTCCTCGTCGTCGGCGCCGGCCCCGCCGGGCTCGCCGCCGCCGCGCGGCTGGCCGCCGCCGGCGCCGGCCGGGTGGAGGTGCTGGAGCGGGAGACCGCACCCGGCGGGGTGCCCCGGCACTGCGCCCACGGCGGCTTCGGCACCTGGACCCGCCCGCTCACCGGCCCGCGCTACGCCCGGCTGCTCACCGAGGCCGCCGAACGGGCCGGCGCCACCCTGCGCACCGGCGTGACGGCGCTGGACTGGGCGTCCGGACACGCCGTGCTCGGCACCGTCGGCCCCGGCGGACCGGAGACCGTCGCGGCCCGGGCCGTCGTCCTCGCCACCGGCGCCCGCGAACGCCCCCGCGCCGCCCGCCTGGTGCCCGGCACCCGCCCCGCCGGCGTCTACACCACCGGCGAACTCCAGCAGGCCGTCCACCTGTACGGACAGCACATCGGCACCCGCGCCGTCGTGGCCGGCGCCGAGGACGTCTCCTACGCGGCGGCCGGCACCCTGCGCGCGGCCGGCGCCGAGGTCGTCGCCCTGGTCACGGAAGACCCGCGCGCCCGCACCGGCCGCGCCCGCGCCCAGGCGGCCCGGCTGTACCGCGGCATCCCGCTGCTGACCTCCGCCACGATCACCGAACTCCTCGGCCGCGGCCGGCTGTCCGGCGTCCGGGTCCGCCACCGGGACGGCCGTACGACGGTCCTGCCCTGCGACACCGTGGTGTTCACCGGCGACTTCGTGCCCGACCACGAACTGGCCCGGCGCGGCGGCCTCGTCCTCGATCCCGGCACCCGCGGCCCCGCGACCGACGGCGCCTGGCACACCTCCCGCCCCGGCGTCTTCGCCGCCGGCAGCCTGCTGCACGCCGTGGAGCCCGCCCGTACCGCGGCCCTGGAGGGCGCCCGGGCGGCCCGCGCGGTCCTGGACCACCTGGCGGGCGCCCCCTGGCCCGGCCCCGGGGTGCCCGTCCTGGTGTCGGCGCCGCTGCGCCGGATCACCCCCAACCGCGTCACCCCCGGCACTCCGCCCGAGCACCACCTCCTGCGCACCGGCGCACCGCTGTCCCGCCCGGTCCTGTACGTCCGCCAGGACGGCCGCCTCCTGCACCGCGCACGGCTCGGCCCGGGCGCCGCCGTGCCGCACCGCGCCCTGACCCTCACCGCCCGCTGGCACGACCGCGTCGACCCGGGGGGCGGCCCGGTGCGGGTGAGCACCGGCTGA
- a CDS encoding FAD-dependent oxidoreductase → MTVTAAGALPATPYDVAVVGAGVVGCAIARELARHPRLRIALIEAQDDVGQGTSKANTAILHTGFDATPGTLEARLVHEGHTLLGAYAARTGIPVERTGALLVAWDAEQLAALPRLAEKAARNGCHDTGLLGPEELYAREPHLGPGALGALHVPGESVVCPWTTTLAYATQAVRAGADLHLNTAVREAGWDGGHRLTTSRGTLYARHLVNAAGLHADTLDRALGHDDFTVTPRRGQLLVYDKFARSLVRHILLPVPTALGKGVLVAPTVYGNVLLGPTAEDLDDKHATGSTADGLAALREKGRRVLPALVEEEVTAVYAGLRAATGHEDYRITAHPGQAYVTVGGIRSTGLTASMAIAAHVTGLLAGTGLDLGPVREPEPVTVPNLGEAFPRPYQRADLIAADPEYGTLVCHCERVSRGEIRDALASTIPPRGLEGLRRRTRARAGRCQGFYCGAAVRELFERGTGS, encoded by the coding sequence GTGACCGTCACCGCGGCGGGCGCGCTCCCGGCGACGCCGTACGACGTGGCGGTCGTCGGCGCCGGCGTGGTCGGCTGCGCCATCGCCCGCGAACTCGCCCGCCACCCCCGGCTGCGCATCGCCCTGATCGAGGCCCAGGACGACGTCGGCCAGGGCACCTCCAAGGCCAACACCGCCATCCTGCACACCGGTTTCGACGCGACCCCCGGCACCCTGGAGGCCCGGCTGGTCCACGAGGGCCACACCCTGCTCGGCGCCTACGCCGCCCGGACCGGCATCCCCGTCGAGCGGACCGGCGCCCTGCTGGTCGCCTGGGACGCGGAGCAGCTCGCCGCGCTGCCCCGGCTGGCGGAGAAGGCCGCGCGCAACGGCTGCCACGACACCGGCCTGCTCGGCCCCGAGGAGCTGTACGCCCGCGAGCCGCACCTCGGCCCCGGCGCGCTCGGTGCCCTGCACGTCCCCGGCGAGAGCGTCGTCTGCCCCTGGACGACCACCCTGGCCTACGCCACCCAGGCGGTCCGCGCCGGCGCCGACCTGCACCTGAACACCGCCGTACGCGAGGCGGGCTGGGACGGCGGGCACCGGCTGACCACCAGCCGGGGCACCCTGTACGCCCGCCACCTGGTCAACGCGGCCGGACTGCACGCCGACACCCTGGACCGCGCCCTGGGCCACGACGACTTCACCGTCACGCCGCGCCGCGGCCAGCTCCTGGTCTACGACAAGTTCGCCCGCTCCCTGGTGCGGCACATCCTGCTGCCCGTGCCGACCGCCCTCGGCAAGGGCGTCCTGGTCGCGCCCACCGTCTACGGCAACGTCCTGCTCGGCCCCACCGCCGAGGACCTGGACGACAAGCACGCCACCGGCTCCACCGCCGACGGTCTCGCGGCCCTGCGGGAGAAGGGCCGGCGCGTCCTGCCCGCCCTGGTGGAGGAGGAGGTCACCGCCGTCTACGCCGGGCTGCGCGCGGCCACCGGGCACGAGGACTACCGCATCACCGCGCACCCCGGGCAGGCGTACGTCACCGTCGGCGGCATCCGCTCCACCGGCCTGACCGCCTCCATGGCCATCGCCGCCCACGTCACCGGCCTGCTGGCCGGCACCGGGCTCGACCTCGGCCCGGTACGCGAACCCGAGCCGGTGACCGTGCCCAACCTCGGCGAGGCCTTCCCGCGCCCCTACCAGCGGGCCGACCTGATCGCCGCCGACCCCGAGTACGGCACCCTGGTCTGCCACTGCGAGCGCGTCTCCCGCGGCGAGATCCGCGACGCCCTCGCCAGTACCATCCCGCCGCGCGGCCTGGAGGGCCTGCGCCGCCGCACCCGCGCCCGGGCCGGCCGCTGCCAGGGCTTCTACTGCGGGGCGGCGGTCCGCGAGCTGTTCGAACGGGGGACCGGATCATGA
- a CDS encoding FGGY family carbohydrate kinase, translating to MTGPVLAVDQGTSGTKALVVCPERGVLGTGFAEVRPRHLPGGLVEADPGELYDSVVEAGRRALAEAGEDVVALGLANQGETVLAWDPATGRPLTDALVWQDRRAERVCAELADHAEELRQLTGLPLDPYFAAPKMAWIRRHLTRDGVVTTSDAWLVHRLTGAFATDAATAGRTQLLDLDRTEWSPRALDLYGLAGERLPEVADNAGPVGTTTAFGPEIPLTALIVDQQAALLAQRITGPGAVKCTYGTGAFLLAHTGDRPRRGPSGLVSCVAWRLAGHPGYCLDGQVYTAASAVGWLTGLGVLSCAADLDPVGGTVPDSGGVTFVPALAGLAAPWWRGDLRGSLTGLGLDTTAGHLVRALCEGIAAQVAELAEAAAEDLGAPADTLRVDGGLTRSALLMQTQADLLQRPVEVSALPDATALGAATLARIGAQPGLRVEDALPGWRPAAVYEPRIPADQAAERRAGFRTAVAALLGS from the coding sequence ATGACGGGGCCGGTGCTCGCCGTCGACCAGGGCACCTCCGGCACCAAGGCGCTCGTCGTCTGCCCCGAACGCGGTGTCCTCGGCACCGGCTTCGCCGAGGTCCGCCCGCGTCATCTGCCCGGCGGCCTGGTCGAGGCGGACCCGGGCGAGCTGTACGACTCGGTGGTCGAGGCCGGCCGGCGCGCGCTCGCCGAGGCCGGCGAGGACGTCGTCGCGCTCGGCCTCGCCAACCAGGGCGAGACCGTCCTCGCCTGGGACCCGGCCACCGGCCGCCCGCTCACCGACGCGCTGGTCTGGCAGGACCGGCGCGCCGAGCGAGTCTGCGCGGAACTCGCCGATCACGCGGAGGAGCTGCGGCAGCTGACCGGGCTTCCCCTCGATCCGTACTTCGCCGCGCCCAAGATGGCCTGGATCCGCCGCCACCTCACCCGCGACGGCGTCGTCACCACCTCCGACGCCTGGCTGGTGCACCGCCTCACCGGCGCCTTCGCCACCGACGCCGCCACCGCCGGCCGCACCCAGCTGCTGGACCTGGACCGCACCGAGTGGTCCCCGCGCGCCCTCGACCTCTACGGCCTGGCCGGCGAGCGCCTGCCCGAGGTCGCCGACAACGCCGGACCGGTCGGCACCACCACGGCCTTCGGCCCCGAGATCCCGCTCACCGCCCTGATCGTGGACCAGCAGGCGGCCCTCCTCGCCCAGCGGATCACCGGCCCCGGCGCCGTCAAGTGCACCTACGGCACCGGGGCGTTCCTGCTCGCGCACACCGGCGACCGGCCCCGGCGCGGCCCGTCCGGCCTGGTCTCCTGCGTCGCCTGGCGGCTCGCCGGACACCCCGGCTACTGCCTGGACGGCCAGGTGTACACGGCCGCCTCCGCCGTCGGCTGGCTCACCGGCCTCGGCGTCCTCTCCTGCGCCGCCGACCTCGACCCGGTCGGCGGCACCGTCCCCGACAGCGGCGGGGTCACCTTCGTCCCCGCCCTCGCCGGGCTCGCCGCCCCCTGGTGGCGCGGTGACCTGCGCGGCTCGCTGACCGGGCTCGGCCTCGACACCACCGCCGGACACCTGGTGCGCGCGCTGTGCGAGGGCATCGCCGCCCAGGTCGCCGAGCTGGCCGAGGCCGCCGCCGAAGACCTGGGCGCGCCGGCGGACACGCTCCGCGTCGACGGCGGCCTCACCCGCTCCGCGCTGCTCATGCAGACCCAGGCCGACCTGCTGCAACGCCCCGTCGAGGTGTCCGCGCTGCCCGATGCCACCGCACTCGGCGCCGCCACCCTGGCCCGCATCGGCGCGCAGCCCGGCCTGCGCGTGGAGGACGCCCTGCCCGGCTGGCGGCCCGCCGCCGTGTACGAGCCCCGCATCCCGGCCGACCAGGCCGCCGAACGCCGCGCCGGTTTCCGCACCGCCGTCGCCGCCCTCCTCGGCTCGTGA